The Clostridioides sp. ES-S-0010-02 genome window below encodes:
- a CDS encoding ABC transporter permease codes for MGNKINDKLLRLIKSVLIFFIILVLWKITNYLGIWSEYILPPPEKVYSTFLNMINDGSIFVNVYASMKRVLIGFVISTIIGVPLGIFFGIYGKVYEYFKSLINFLRNTPPLALIPMLILWFGIGEESKIIIIILASFFPIFTSTLKGIRNCDSKLIEVGRVFELSKLQIIFRIIIPNAILDIAIGLKLALGYSFRAIIGAELVAASSGLGYLISDGKEMSRTDVVIVGIIVIGLLGIITDYIFSIIVKKVSKGKMVEAYE; via the coding sequence ATGGGCAATAAAATTAATGATAAACTTTTAAGGTTAATAAAAAGTGTTTTGATATTTTTTATAATTCTTGTATTGTGGAAAATTACAAATTATCTTGGTATTTGGAGTGAATATATATTACCACCACCTGAAAAAGTGTATAGTACATTTTTAAATATGATAAATGATGGTTCAATATTTGTTAATGTATATGCAAGTATGAAAAGAGTTTTGATAGGGTTTGTAATAAGTACAATTATAGGTGTTCCTTTAGGTATATTCTTTGGAATTTATGGTAAAGTTTATGAGTACTTTAAATCATTAATAAATTTTTTGAGAAATACACCACCACTTGCTTTAATACCAATGCTTATATTGTGGTTTGGTATAGGTGAAGAATCAAAAATAATAATTATAATTTTGGCATCTTTTTTCCCAATCTTTACAAGTACATTAAAGGGGATTAGAAATTGTGATTCAAAGTTAATTGAAGTAGGTAGAGTATTTGAATTGTCAAAGCTTCAGATAATATTTAGAATAATTATTCCTAATGCAATTCTCGATATTGCTATTGGTCTAAAGTTAGCACTTGGATATAGTTTTAGAGCAATTATAGGAGCTGAGCTTGTAGCTGCTTCATCTGGTCTTGGATACTTAATATCTGATGGAAAAGAAATGTCTAGGACAGATGTTGTTATTGTAGGAATAATTGTAATTGGACTTCTAGGAATAATTACAGACTATATATTTTCAATTATTGTAAAAAAGGTAAGTAAGGGAAAGATGGTGGAAGCATATGAGTAA
- a CDS encoding ABC transporter ATP-binding protein, translating to MSNTVCNSGYIIRNLSKSYKVDNEEHVVLSDISLDIDRSHITVILGESGCGKTTLLRAIASLEDINSGDIRFVKDNKEYKPNVGFVFQESRLMPWLNVSENIAFHNQQKSNLLNKIFNKLNHSKSTINKDRHDNNIYLNEKNKVSESNKQDSIDIEKYLKMMNLQKFKNSYPNELSGGMAQRVSIARALSFNPDMLFMDEPFSALDYFTRIDMQNEVVRIHKSTNKGVIFVTHDIDEALKIGKKIVVFTNERKIEEFNIEDDYNRDLTSNYYIKLKKDILMTMKSNKGI from the coding sequence ATGAGTAATACAGTATGTAATTCTGGGTATATAATCAGAAATCTATCTAAAAGTTATAAAGTTGATAATGAAGAACATGTAGTGCTTAGTGATATTTCTTTAGATATAGACAGAAGTCATATAACTGTAATTTTAGGTGAAAGTGGATGTGGGAAGACTACTTTACTTAGGGCAATTGCATCACTTGAAGATATAAATAGTGGTGATATTAGGTTTGTAAAAGATAATAAAGAGTATAAACCTAATGTTGGTTTTGTATTTCAAGAAAGTAGATTGATGCCTTGGCTAAATGTGAGCGAAAACATAGCTTTTCACAATCAACAAAAAAGTAATCTTTTAAATAAAATATTCAATAAATTAAATCACTCAAAAAGTACCATTAATAAAGATAGGCATGATAATAATATTTATTTAAATGAGAAGAACAAAGTAAGTGAATCAAATAAGCAAGACAGTATTGATATAGAAAAATATCTTAAAATGATGAACTTACAGAAGTTTAAAAATTCTTATCCAAATGAGCTTTCAGGAGGTATGGCACAGAGAGTAAGTATAGCTAGAGCACTTTCTTTTAATCCAGATATGTTGTTTATGGACGAGCCTTTTTCAGCACTAGATTATTTTACAAGGATTGATATGCAAAATGAAGTTGTAAGAATACATAAGTCAACCAATAAAGGTGTAATATTTGTAACTCATGATATTGATGAAGCATTAAAGATAGGCAAGAAAATAGTTGTTTTTACAAATGAAAGAAAAATAGAAGAATTTAATATAGAGGATGATTATAATAGAGATTTAACTTCAAATTACTATATTAAATTAAAAAAAGATATTTTAATGACAATGAAATCAAATAAAGGCATTTAA
- a CDS encoding NrtA/SsuA/CpmA family ABC transporter substrate-binding protein, with amino-acid sequence MKLKKLLIGITILTLATASLAGCAKKNDSENLSEINLTYVKSPLNVPSIIQKQDDLFGKEFKKNNIKVNFHEITTGPEQTQALAAGEIDFLHALGGTSALIAASNGVELKILNTYSRSPKGFMILTNNDSIKSAADLEGKKVAGPKGTILHQVLIAALDKEGLSMDGVEFVNMGIPEASAALSDGSVDAALIAGPAALKAMKSGSKLVANGEGLVDGIIVTAVSTDFAEKHPEVVERFMKVEKETLEYVDNNFDEAMEKVAKEVDLSVEETKELYAWYDFSLDITDKDISSLEETQDFLIKNGLQEKKVNIKELIYNAK; translated from the coding sequence ATGAAATTAAAAAAACTATTGATAGGTATAACAATATTGACACTTGCGACAGCATCTTTAGCTGGATGTGCAAAAAAGAATGATAGTGAAAATCTTTCAGAAATAAATTTAACTTATGTAAAATCACCACTAAATGTACCTTCTATAATTCAAAAACAGGATGATTTATTTGGGAAAGAATTTAAAAAGAATAATATAAAAGTTAATTTTCATGAAATTACTACAGGACCAGAGCAAACACAGGCTTTAGCTGCTGGAGAAATAGACTTTTTACACGCATTAGGTGGTACATCAGCTTTGATAGCTGCATCTAATGGAGTGGAATTAAAGATACTAAACACTTATAGTAGGTCACCAAAAGGATTTATGATTTTAACAAATAATGATTCAATAAAATCAGCAGCAGATTTAGAAGGTAAGAAAGTAGCAGGACCAAAAGGGACTATATTACATCAAGTATTAATTGCAGCACTTGATAAAGAAGGATTAAGTATGGATGGTGTAGAGTTTGTTAACATGGGTATTCCAGAAGCATCAGCAGCTCTTTCTGATGGTAGTGTTGATGCTGCATTGATTGCTGGACCAGCAGCTCTTAAAGCCATGAAGTCTGGAAGTAAACTTGTAGCAAATGGTGAAGGTTTAGTAGATGGCATAATAGTAACTGCTGTTAGTACGGATTTTGCTGAAAAACATCCAGAGGTAGTTGAAAGATTTATGAAAGTTGAAAAAGAAACTTTAGAATATGTAGATAATAACTTTGATGAAGCTATGGAAAAGGTAGCAAAAGAAGTTGATTTAAGCGTTGAAGAAACTAAAGAATTATATGCTTGGTATGATTTTAGTTTAGATATAACAGACAAAGATATATCTTCTCTTGAGGAGACACAAGACTTCTTAATAAAAAATGGATTACAAGAGAAAAAAGTAAACATAAAAGAATTAATATATAATGCTAAGTAG
- a CDS encoding response regulator transcription factor: MSHKIYIVEDDISISTLLKDYIEKYGFEVMVEENFDNIITTFVNFKPDLVLLDVNLPKFDGFYWCRCIRQQSNIPIIFVSARDSNLDQIRALESGADDYITKPFYYDVVMAKIKSQIRRVYGEYSPKIDERILELDGLKFYPERLEIELEDKTLVITKKEGILLECLIKKYPKVVSRDYLLEKIWDDIEFVEENTLNVNVSRIRKRFEELGINDAVQTVRGVGYKLNKNW, encoded by the coding sequence ATGAGTCATAAAATATATATTGTAGAAGATGATATATCAATAAGTACATTACTTAAAGATTATATAGAGAAATATGGATTTGAAGTAATGGTTGAAGAAAACTTTGATAATATAATTACTACATTTGTAAATTTCAAGCCAGACTTAGTGCTTTTAGATGTAAATTTACCAAAATTTGATGGATTCTATTGGTGTAGATGTATTAGACAACAGTCAAATATTCCTATAATTTTTGTATCAGCTAGAGATAGTAATTTAGACCAGATTAGAGCTTTAGAAAGTGGAGCTGATGACTATATAACAAAGCCTTTTTATTATGATGTAGTAATGGCAAAGATAAAAAGTCAGATAAGAAGGGTATATGGTGAATATTCGCCTAAAATAGATGAGAGAATATTAGAACTAGATGGATTAAAATTTTATCCAGAAAGGTTAGAGATAGAGTTAGAGGATAAGACTTTGGTTATCACCAAAAAAGAAGGAATATTACTTGAGTGTCTTATAAAAAAATACCCTAAAGTAGTAAGTAGAGATTATCTATTAGAAAAGATATGGGATGATATTGAGTTTGTAGAGGAAAATACTCTAAATGTAAATGTTAGCAGAATAAGAAAAAGATTTGAGGAGTTAGGTATAAATGATGCTGTTCAAACTGTACGAGGAGTAGGATATAAATTAAATAAAAATTGGTAA
- a CDS encoding sensor histidine kinase — translation MKLLFKDCKGYIFIYYLGISMTIIYCSLMKFISVEEALYILLFSTFILLCFLVYKYYKNREVYTIFTKGISSLDESFLYLGNSFFGENISVILKQQHRLYQSMIQEHKKIHSEHLTFINQWIHQMKTPISVISLQLQEYEGEEVTENIKKEIDRLNKGLNMAMYFARVDEFQKDFVVEKANLNDIIVDTINEEKRLFIKNGIIPKIHIDKSIYIYTDIKWMKFIINQLITNGVKYSKDYSKDLIIKSEENNKSIILSIIDKGVGIVSKDIKRVFDPFFTGENGRKFGESTGMGLYLVKKVCDNLGHMVNIKSEVGKGTEVSIIFSKDNIN, via the coding sequence ATGAAATTATTATTTAAAGATTGTAAAGGCTATATTTTTATATATTATTTAGGAATATCTATGACAATTATTTATTGTAGTCTTATGAAATTTATTAGTGTAGAAGAAGCTTTGTATATCTTATTGTTTAGTACTTTTATATTATTATGTTTTTTGGTATATAAATATTATAAAAACAGAGAAGTATATACTATATTTACAAAAGGTATAAGCTCTTTAGATGAATCCTTTTTATATTTAGGGAACTCTTTTTTCGGAGAAAACATATCAGTTATTTTAAAACAACAACATAGATTATATCAATCAATGATTCAAGAACATAAAAAAATACATAGTGAACACTTAACTTTTATCAACCAATGGATTCATCAAATGAAAACTCCAATATCAGTTATAAGTCTTCAACTTCAGGAATATGAAGGTGAAGAAGTTACTGAAAATATAAAAAAAGAGATAGATAGACTTAATAAAGGCTTAAACATGGCCATGTATTTCGCAAGAGTGGATGAATTTCAGAAAGATTTTGTGGTTGAAAAAGCTAATTTGAATGATATCATAGTAGATACTATAAATGAGGAAAAGAGATTATTCATAAAGAATGGTATAATTCCTAAAATACATATAGATAAATCTATTTATATTTATACAGATATAAAATGGATGAAATTTATAATAAATCAGTTAATTACAAATGGAGTTAAATATTCCAAAGATTACAGTAAAGATTTAATTATAAAATCTGAAGAAAATAATAAGTCTATAATTTTAAGTATAATAGACAAAGGTGTTGGAATTGTATCTAAAGATATAAAAAGAGTATTTGACCCATTTTTTACAGGAGAAAATGGACGTAAATTTGGAGAATCCACAGGTATGGGACTCTATTTAGTAAAAAAAGTATGTGACAACTTAGGTCATATGGTCAATATAAAATCAGAAGTTGGGAAAGGAACTGAAGTTTCAATAATATTCAGTAAAGATAATATAAACTAA